A single region of the Salvia miltiorrhiza cultivar Shanhuang (shh) chromosome 8, IMPLAD_Smil_shh, whole genome shotgun sequence genome encodes:
- the LOC130999344 gene encoding pentatricopeptide repeat-containing protein At1g62680, mitochondrial-like, with translation MMSRRAAVSAIDLIHGRGFLNRWSHKSGILSPPFSLFSSQAFQPKRPSIDFGCVKELNDAIELFQKMKSMRLEASVLAYNKLMSVSVKIEQYSFALYVFDEMLRMGVPVDVYTMTIAVNCCCLLKDINSGVAIMGFFFKSGYEPNVVTIATLIKGFFMNDKEAEAVKLFEKVLDLNLCEPNGVMILHIIDGLCKVGQVMAAHEQLLRLESSGFRADVWSYSALIDGFCKEGKMEEAGKILKTMTQQNIFPNVITYSSLIDGFCLKGEIERGKKLLDLMVERGLKPNVVTYGSLINGYCKKGSLDEAWLLFLEIPGKGLKHNAHTYNTMIHALFRKDRFVEGWKLFEDMEAQHIHPDLHTYSILLDGLCWNGEIDEALSLLHKINVKGFTPDIVIYGSLIDGLCKNGKRDVARDLLRELPSKGLQPNVWIYTMIIDSLCREEYVEEAERLLVEMKNRGCEPDRVTYNIIIRSLLKQNELHKATSFVEEMRQKGLSADSPTSSVPIEQSGDDFFLKLMMYLAPKDTVS, from the coding sequence ATGATGAGCAGAAGAGCAGCTGTTTCTGCAATCGATCTCATTCATGGAAGAGGATTTCTCAATCGATGGTCGCATAAATCGGGTATTCTCTCTCCTccgttctctctcttctcttcccaGGCTTTTCAACCTAAGCGTCCCAGCATCGATTTCGGTTGTGTTAAAGAATTAAATGATGCTATTGAATTGTTTCAAAAAATGAAGAGTATGCGGCTGGAGGCTTCTGTTCTCGCGTATAATAAACTTATGAGTGTTAGTGTAAAGATTGAGCAATACTCTTTTGCCCTTTATgtgttcgatgaaatgcttAGGATGGGTGTCCCTGTTGATGTTTACACGATGACTATTGCTGTCAACTGTTGTTGTCTCCTGAAAGATATAAACTCTGGTGTTGCTATAATGGGATTCTTTTTTAAGAGTGGTTACGAACCAAATGTCGTGACTATCGCCACTCTCATTAAAGGGTTTTTTATGAACGATAAGGAGGCTGAAGCTGTGAAATTGTTCGAAAAGGTTCTGGATTTAAATCTTTGCGAGCCAAATGGTGTTATGATTCTCCATATTATAGATGGGTTGTGCAAAGTTGGACAGGTCATGGCAGCCCATGAACAGCTTCTTAGATTAGAAAGTAGTGGCTTTAGAGCCGACGTTTGGAGTTATAGTGCGTTAATTGACGGATTTTGCAAAGAAGGAAAGATGGAAGAGGCTGGGAAGATATTGAAAACTATGACGCAACAAAATATTTTTCCCAATGTCATCACATATTCTTCGCTTATTGATGGGTTTTGTTTGAAAGGTGAAATTGAGAGAGGAAAGAAACTACTCGATCTCATGGTAGAGAGGGGTCTTAAACCCAATGTTGTTACCTATGGTAGCTTAATCAATGGATATTGCAAGAAAGGGAGCCTCGATGAAGCTTGGCTTCTTTTTCTTGAAATTCCGGGTAAAGGTTTGAAGCATAATGCACATACTTATAATACCATGATACATGCATTATTTAGGAAAGATAGATTTGTTGAGGGGTGGAAGCTTTTTGAGGATATGGAAGCTCAACACATACATCCCGACTTGCATACATATAGTATATTATTGGATGGGTTGTGTTGGAATGGGGAGATTGATGAAGCTCTTTCGTTACTCCACAAGATTAATGTGAAAGGATTTACTCCTGACATAGTCATTTATGGCTCGCTAATTGATGGATTATGCAAAAATGGCAAACGTGATGTTGCAAGAGATCTTTTGAGGGAACTTCCTTCTAAAGGTTTGCAGCCTAATGTTTGGATATATACAATGATCATTGATTCACTTTGTCGAGAAGAATATGTGGAGGAGGCAGAACGTTTGCTTGTAGAGATGAAGAACCGTGGCTGTGAGCCTGATCGTGTAACATACAACATTATCATCCGAAGTTTGCTAAAGCAAAATGAGCTTCACAAGGCAACATCATTCGTGGAAGAAATGCGCCAAAAGGGATTATCAGCAGATTCTCCAACTTCTTCGGTGCCAATTGAACAGAGTGGAGATGATTTCTTTCTCAAATTGATGATGTACCTTGCTCCCAAGGATACTGTGTCATAG
- the LOC130998763 gene encoding cytochrome P450 71A1-like, translating into MLTSLIDIPTYLPTYLQGVIIIGGSDGTSAALVWALMKKVQAEIRRLVGKKDIEKLPRETIKKCSINGYEIEGGSMVFINAWAIARDPTTWENADEFLPERFLAAEIDLRGQNPTVIPFGFGRRGCPGIGIPMFEIELALANVLCKFKWEWQCIRRMLFPLFLNSFSKA; encoded by the exons ATGCTAACCAGTCTG attgacatccctacctaCCTACCTACCTACCTACAGGGTGTAATAATAATCGGAGGCAGCGATGGGACTTCTGCTGCTTTAGTGTGGGCGTTGATGAAGAAAGTGCAAGCAGAGATAAGGCGATTGGTCGGAAAGAAAGACATAGAGAAACTCCCAAGAGAGACTATCAAGAAATGTAGCATAAATGGTTATGAAATTGAAGGTGGAAGTATGGTGTTTATCAATGCTTGGGCTATTGCAAGAGACCCCACCACGTGGGAAAATGCAGATGAGTTCTTGCCGGAGAGATTCTTGGCGGCTGAGATCGACCTGAGGGGTCAGAATCCGACGGTGATTCCGTTTGGATTTGGCCGGAGAGGGTGTCCTGGGATTGGAATCCCCATGTTTGAAATCGAACTTGCATTGGCAAATGTTTTGTGCAAATTTAAATGGGAATGGCAATGCATAAGAAGAATGCTCTTCCCCTTGTTCCTAAACTCATTTAGTAAAGCTTGA
- the LOC130998761 gene encoding uncharacterized protein LOC130998761: protein MVIHRARIEDDERNKLAQWLLEHSLGGKLEFGAKKEAATLFKVDLKTIWRIWSQVSKQRACGVPIQVKSIRKGVSKSLIHKWVKEKKLKPHTNAIKPFLTPQNRLSRLKWSLNQLSSISEDGFIKFQTMYNTIHIDEKWFYRTKTNDRYYLLPDEGEPYRTCKSKRYIEKIMFMCAVVRPIFGLDGRCIFDGKFEIFPFTTMEAAQRNSKNRMKGTMEVKPIRAVTKEVMKCCLLKEMIPNFKAKWPVGANKHIYIQQDNAKPHIKPNDPDFLAVANTDGFKFQLVCQPANSPDTNVNDLGFFRAIQTLKDQKPAGNMEELLKNVKDAYDEYPPEKLNHVFITLQSCYHEIIKARGGNDYKIPHMNKERLSRLGLLPDCIQVEETLVRETLQFLELDASAEGEIYNLGAVIEGLEQVDITE, encoded by the exons ATGGTCATACATAGAGCTAGAATcgaggatgatgaaagaaataagTTAGCACAGTGGCTTCTTGAGCATAGCCTTGGAGGGAAGCTCGAATTTGGTGCCAAAAAAGAGGCAGCAACCCTCTTCAAAGTCGATTTGAAGACAATTTGGAGGATTTGGAGCCAAGTGTCAAAGCAAAGAGCTTGTGGTGTACCTATACAAGTAAAATCCATCAGAAAAG GTGTGTCAAAATCTTTGATTCACAAGTGGGTGAAGGAGAAAAAGCTTAAACCACACACAAATGCAATAAAACCCTTTCTTACCCCACAGAATAGGCTGTCAAGACTGAAGTGGAGCCTAAATCAGCTTAGTTCAATAAGTGAAGATGGTTTTATAAAGTTTCAAACAATGTACAACACCATTCACATCGATGAGAAGTGGTTTTACCGTACCAAAACCAATGATAGGTATTACCTGCTGCCGGATGAAGGGGAACCATATCGTACATGCAAATCAAAGAGGTACATTGAAAAGATTATGTTTATGTGTGCCGTTGTCCGACCAATATTTGGCCTAGATGGCAGATGCATATTTGATGGAAAGTTTGAGATATTTCCTTTCACAACCATGGAGGCAGCACAACGGAATTCAAAAAACAGAATGAAAGGTACCATGGAAGTGAAGCCAATCAGAGCAGTTACTAAGGAAGTGATGAAATGTTGTCTTTTAAAAGAG ATGATACCTAACTTTAAAGCTAAGTGGCCAGTGggagcaaacaagcacatataTATCCAACAAGACAATGCAAAACCCCACATAAAACCCAATGATCCAGACTTTTTAGCGGTTGCAAATACTGATGGTTTTAAATTCCAACTAGTATGCCAGCCTGCTAATTCACCGGATACAAATGTCAATGACCTAGGGTTTTTCAGAGCAATACAGACATTGAAGGATCAAAAACCAGCAGGGAATATGGAAGAGTTACTCAAGAATGTTAAAGATGCATATGATGAATACCCACCAGAGAAGCTAAACCATGTGTTCATTACTTTGCAAAGTTGTTACCATGAAATCATCAAGGCAAGGGGAGGAAATGACTACAAAATTCCACACATGAACAAAGAAAGACTCTCAAGACTGGGGTTGTTACCAGATTGCATTCAAGTTGAAGAAACACTTGTAAGGGAAACACTACAGTTTCTGGAGTTGGATGCAAGTGCAGAGGGAGAAATTTACAACCTTGGAGCAGTCATAGAAGGGCTGGAGCAGGTTGACATCACTGAATAG
- the LOC130999363 gene encoding 5-OH-xanthotoxin synthase-like, whose amino-acid sequence MAAKLDKIFQDMDAFCEEVIEEHMKPNRPKSMEGDIIDVMLRMKRDGSASFDITLDHIKALLVGIIIGGSDGTATALEWALTALMKKPSSMKKVQAEIRQLAGKKEMIDEEDIEKLPYLRAVVKETLRLFPPGPLLLPRETIKKCSINGYVIEGGTMVYINAWAIARDPTTWENADEFLPERFLAAEIDVRGQNPKVIPFGFGRRGCPGIGMGMSAIELALANVLHKFEWELPHGMKEEDIDFDSEPGFGLHKKNALRLVAKVVM is encoded by the exons ATGGCGGCGAAGCTGGATAAGATTTTTCAAGACATGGATGCTTTCTGTGAAGAAGTGATTGAAGAGCACATGAAGCCGAATAGGCCGAAATCTATGGAAGGAGACATCATCGATGTTATGCTAAGGATGAAAAGAGATGGATCGGCTTCGTTTGATATCACACTTGATCACATCAAAGCACTACTTGTG GGTATAATAATCGGAGGCAGCGATGGGACTGCAACTGCTTTAGAGTGGGCGCTAACGGCGTTGATGAAGAAGCCTTCGTCGATGAAGAAAGTGCAAGCGGAGATAAGGCAGTTGGCCGGAAAGAAAGAGATGATCGATGAAGAAGACATAGAGAAACTCCCATATTTGAGGGCAGTTGTGAAGGAGACTTTGAGATTGTTTCCACCTGGTCCACTTTTACTCCCAAGAGAGACTATCAAGAAATGTAGTATAAATGGTTATGTGATTGAAGGTGGAACAATGGTGTATATCAATGCTTGGGCTATTGCAAGAGACCCCACCACGTGGGAAAATGCAGATGAGTTCTTGCCGGAGAGATTCTTGGCGGCTGAGATCGACGTGAGGGGTCAGAATCCGAAGGTGATTCCGTTTGGATTTGGCCGGAGAGGGTGTCCTGGGATTGGAATGGGTATGTCTGCAATCGAACTTGCATTGGCAAATGTTTTGCACAAATTTGAATGGGAATTGCCTCATGGAATGAAGGAGGAAGACATTGATTTCGATTCCGAGCCTGGATTTGGATTGCATAAGAAGAATGCTCTTCGCCTTGTTGCCAAAGTTGTgatgtaa